One window from the genome of Streptomyces sp. WZ-12 encodes:
- a CDS encoding RraA family protein, with protein sequence MSEATGSPAQAPHPFGEFSPTTLADVLGRAQVMDIGIRPLWPSIPRVAGPAFTVHCPPGDNLMLHAAIHRAAPGSVIVVDSGDLNYALAGGNVCAVAQRRGIAAFVADGLIRDLAEVRASGFPVFARGVIPIPGGKKAVGPLNVPIQCGGVPVSAGDVVVADEEGIVVVPGDRRDEVLGAARAKQAKEDRESLDDWAAAHRARIDAALREGGYEG encoded by the coding sequence ATGTCCGAAGCCACCGGCTCCCCGGCCCAAGCACCGCACCCCTTCGGGGAGTTCTCGCCGACCACCCTCGCGGACGTGCTGGGCCGCGCGCAGGTGATGGACATCGGCATCCGCCCCCTGTGGCCGTCGATACCGCGGGTCGCCGGGCCCGCGTTCACGGTGCACTGCCCGCCCGGCGACAACCTCATGCTGCACGCCGCGATCCACCGCGCGGCACCGGGCTCGGTGATCGTCGTCGACTCGGGCGACCTCAACTACGCGCTGGCCGGCGGCAATGTCTGCGCCGTGGCCCAACGCCGGGGCATCGCCGCCTTCGTGGCCGACGGACTGATCCGCGACCTCGCCGAGGTCCGCGCGAGCGGCTTCCCGGTCTTCGCCCGCGGGGTCATCCCGATACCCGGCGGCAAGAAGGCCGTTGGGCCACTCAACGTCCCCATACAGTGCGGTGGCGTGCCGGTGTCCGCCGGGGACGTGGTGGTGGCGGACGAGGAGGGCATCGTCGTGGTGCCAGGGGACCGGCGGGACGAGGTGCTGGGCGCGGCCCGTGCGAAACAGGCCAAGGAGGACCGCGAGTCCCTTGATGACTGGGCGGCGGCGCACCGCGCCCGCATCGACGCGGCCCTGCGCGAGGGCGGTTACGAGGGGTGA
- a CDS encoding sensor histidine kinase, producing the protein MKWGSEGTRGPGRRCPGRLKVFLGAAPGVGKTYRMLDEGRRRTVRGTDVVVAFAESHGRPATEAMLQGLTLLPRTVRRHRGVEFTELDLDQVLKRRPEVVLIDELAHTNPPGCRNTKRWQDIEELLGAGIDVVATLNIQHLESLTDVVEKITGVPQYETVPDEVVRRADQIELVDLPAEGLRRRMAHGNIYPPEKVDAALSHYFRLGNLSALRELALLWVAGRVDEALRKYRNEHRIGPVWETRERVVVALTGGPEGTTLIRRAARIVDRSAGDLLAVHITRSDGLAGASPAALAGQRRLTESLGGTYHAVVGDDVPAALLDFASAQNATQLVVGASRRGRLRRLLAPRGVGETVVERSGEIDVHTVSHEYVGHGRTWVIPGSGLPRTRRVAGPIVGLVLPVLLTLVLRGVSAPLSLNLTSEALLFLLTVLGVACIGGVVSALLASVTTSLLLNYYFIPPIGEFTFAEANIVVAQAAFTTVAVTVAAIVDRSLRLGRRAARATAEAETLTSLAGGILRGDRAVPELLERTRETFGMDRIELRPRADASEPWRPVADGDGAGGGVGAVVHAVGAAGDPGVDHRTEVPIGNDSVLVLIGRRLPASEHRVLTAFAAHLTAAVERARLAEAAAEVEPVKAANRMRTALLAAVGHDLRTPLAGSWAAISSLRSREVDFSPEDREELLATAEESLAKLSRLVDNLLDLSRLQAGALTLHLEPVAFTEVLPVALDTLPGSPPQAPGRVVSHGLERAPDVLADPPLLERVIANLVSNAVRHSPAGRPVTIGASTLAGRVELRIIDRGPGIQLDDRERAFEPFQRLGDTDNTTGLGLGLALSRGLTEAMGGTLTPEETPGGGLTMVVSLPAAPEVDVPEAGVGEAGVVEGAVVETGVADAGVPVPAGPGTPGAVAPRSVPPPSVAAAPVAGVNGGEAGGR; encoded by the coding sequence ATGAAGTGGGGCAGCGAGGGGACCAGGGGGCCGGGGCGGCGGTGTCCCGGCCGGCTGAAGGTCTTTCTCGGGGCCGCCCCCGGGGTGGGCAAGACCTACCGGATGTTGGACGAGGGACGTCGGCGGACCGTGCGCGGCACGGACGTGGTGGTGGCCTTCGCCGAGAGCCACGGCCGGCCCGCCACCGAGGCGATGCTCCAGGGGCTGACCCTGCTGCCGCGGACGGTCCGCCGGCACCGCGGTGTGGAGTTCACCGAACTCGACCTGGACCAGGTGCTCAAGCGGCGCCCCGAGGTGGTGCTCATCGACGAACTGGCCCACACCAACCCGCCCGGCTGCCGGAACACCAAGCGCTGGCAGGACATCGAGGAGTTGCTCGGCGCCGGCATCGACGTGGTGGCCACCCTCAACATCCAACACCTGGAGTCACTCACCGACGTCGTGGAGAAGATCACCGGAGTGCCGCAGTACGAGACCGTGCCCGACGAAGTGGTGCGCCGCGCCGACCAGATCGAGCTGGTCGACCTGCCGGCCGAGGGCCTGCGGCGCCGGATGGCGCACGGCAACATCTACCCGCCGGAGAAGGTCGACGCCGCGCTCTCGCACTACTTCCGGCTGGGAAACCTCAGCGCCCTGCGGGAGTTGGCGCTGCTGTGGGTCGCGGGCCGGGTGGACGAGGCGCTGCGGAAGTATCGCAACGAGCACCGGATCGGGCCGGTGTGGGAGACCCGCGAGCGGGTGGTGGTGGCGCTCACCGGCGGGCCGGAGGGCACCACCCTGATCCGCCGCGCCGCCCGGATCGTGGACCGCTCCGCCGGCGACCTGCTGGCCGTCCACATCACCCGCAGCGACGGCCTGGCCGGCGCCTCGCCCGCCGCGCTGGCCGGCCAACGGCGGCTCACCGAGAGCCTGGGCGGCACCTACCACGCGGTGGTCGGCGACGACGTCCCGGCCGCGCTGCTGGACTTCGCCAGCGCCCAGAACGCCACCCAACTCGTCGTCGGCGCCAGCCGCCGCGGCCGGCTGCGGCGGCTGTTGGCCCCGCGCGGCGTGGGGGAGACCGTCGTCGAACGGTCCGGGGAGATCGATGTCCACACCGTCAGTCACGAGTACGTCGGCCACGGCCGCACCTGGGTCATCCCCGGCAGCGGCCTGCCGCGCACCCGCCGGGTGGCCGGCCCGATCGTCGGACTCGTGCTGCCCGTCCTGCTGACGCTGGTGCTGCGCGGCGTCTCGGCCCCGCTGTCGCTCAACCTCACCAGCGAGGCGCTGCTGTTCCTGCTGACGGTGCTGGGCGTGGCCTGCATCGGCGGGGTGGTCTCCGCGCTGCTCGCCTCGGTGACGACGTCGCTGTTGCTGAACTACTACTTCATCCCGCCGATCGGCGAGTTCACCTTCGCCGAGGCCAACATCGTGGTCGCGCAGGCCGCGTTCACCACCGTCGCGGTGACCGTCGCCGCCATCGTGGACCGTTCGCTGCGCCTGGGGCGGCGGGCGGCCCGGGCGACCGCGGAGGCCGAGACGCTGACCTCGTTGGCCGGCGGCATCCTGCGCGGGGACCGGGCGGTGCCCGAGCTGTTGGAGCGCACCCGCGAGACCTTCGGCATGGACCGCATCGAACTGCGGCCGCGCGCGGACGCGTCGGAGCCGTGGCGGCCGGTGGCGGACGGGGACGGCGCCGGCGGGGGCGTCGGCGCGGTGGTGCATGCCGTGGGCGCCGCCGGCGACCCGGGTGTGGACCATCGGACCGAGGTCCCCATAGGGAACGACAGTGTGCTGGTGCTGATCGGGCGCCGCCTGCCGGCCTCCGAACACCGGGTGCTCACCGCCTTCGCCGCGCATCTGACCGCGGCCGTCGAGCGGGCCCGGCTCGCCGAGGCCGCCGCCGAGGTCGAACCGGTCAAGGCCGCCAACCGGATGCGCACCGCGCTGCTCGCCGCGGTGGGCCACGACCTGCGCACACCGCTGGCCGGAAGCTGGGCGGCGATCAGCTCGTTGCGCAGCCGCGAGGTGGACTTCTCGCCGGAGGACCGCGAGGAACTCCTCGCCACCGCCGAGGAATCCCTCGCCAAGCTCAGCCGCCTGGTCGACAACCTGCTGGACCTGAGCAGACTCCAGGCCGGGGCGCTGACCCTGCACCTGGAACCCGTCGCGTTCACCGAGGTGCTGCCCGTCGCGCTGGACACCCTGCCCGGATCGCCGCCGCAGGCGCCCGGGCGGGTGGTGTCCCACGGGCTGGAGCGCGCCCCCGATGTGCTTGCGGATCCGCCCCTGTTGGAGCGGGTCATCGCCAACCTGGTGTCCAACGCGGTCCGTCACTCGCCCGCCGGCCGGCCGGTCACGATCGGCGCCAGCACGCTCGCCGGCCGCGTCGAGCTGCGGATCATCGACCGCGGGCCCGGCATCCAACTCGACGACCGGGAGCGGGCGTTCGAGCCGTTCCAGCGGCTCGGCGACACCGACAACACCACCGGCCTCGGGCTCGGCCTGGCGCTCTCCCGTGGTCTCACGGAGGCGATGGGCGGCACACTGACCCCGGAGGAGACCCCCGGCGGCGGGCTCACCATGGTCGTCTCCCTGCCGGCGGCCCCGGAAGTGGACGTTCCGGAGGCGGGCGTGGGGGAGGCGGGCGTCGTTGAGGGGGCTGTCGTCGAGACGGGCGTTGCCGATGCGGGCGTTCCGGTTCCGGCGGGCCCCGGGACGCCCGGGGCGGTGGCACCGCGGTCGGTGCCACCTCCGTCGGTGGCGGCGGCACCCGTGGCGGGGGTGAACGGGGGCGAGGCGGGCGGCCGTTAG
- a CDS encoding alpha-keto acid decarboxylase family protein, which produces MTAVSDITVGAYLLRRLRELDIEHVFGVPGDYNLGFLDLVVDFPGLEWIGTCNELDAGYAADGYGRLRGAAAVVTTFGVGELSAVNAIAGSYAESVPVLAITGMPATAVAAAGTPVHHTLMDGEYDHFGRMFAEVTVARATLTAQNAPAEIDRVLTALRRHRKPVHLNLPTDVVLANVPAPAAPLPAADAPTDPALLRAFRDAAARLLDDARTVTVLAGHEADRYGLRAPLAGLLAAAPVRAAVYSTGKGLVDEGAPGFAGVYTGEFSAKPARVAVEDADCLVLAGAPVTDTVTGGFSHHFPAGRTIELRPGRATVGGAEFAGVTMTDALAALTELVRGLDLPEPAGYGEPPVPTAARPDRGPADGPLTQDALWAAVGDFLPAGGVLVAEQGTAFFGAQELPLPRDARFVGQPMWGSIGYTLPATLGTQLAAPDRRSVLVIGDGSLQLTAQELGSMARYGLAPVVVVINNDGYTVERAIHGATAPYNDIAAWNYTALPAAFGAGDHCVTRRVTTPAELLDAFRLAAAAPDRMVLIEAVLPRDDAPELLTALAGRFAAQNDYGE; this is translated from the coding sequence GTGACCGCGGTGTCGGACATCACCGTTGGCGCATACCTCCTCCGCCGTCTGCGCGAGCTGGACATCGAGCACGTCTTCGGCGTGCCGGGCGACTACAACCTCGGCTTCCTGGACCTGGTCGTCGACTTCCCCGGGCTGGAGTGGATCGGCACCTGCAACGAACTCGACGCCGGCTACGCGGCCGACGGCTACGGCCGGCTCCGCGGCGCGGCCGCCGTGGTGACCACCTTCGGCGTCGGCGAGCTCTCCGCCGTCAACGCGATAGCGGGCTCCTACGCCGAGTCCGTCCCCGTCCTGGCGATCACGGGGATGCCCGCGACCGCGGTGGCGGCGGCCGGCACGCCCGTGCACCACACCCTCATGGACGGCGAGTACGACCACTTCGGCCGGATGTTCGCGGAGGTCACCGTGGCCCGCGCCACGCTCACCGCCCAGAACGCGCCGGCCGAGATCGACCGGGTGCTGACCGCCCTGCGCCGGCACCGCAAGCCCGTCCACCTCAACCTCCCCACCGACGTGGTGCTGGCCAACGTCCCCGCGCCCGCCGCGCCGCTGCCCGCCGCCGACGCCCCGACCGACCCCGCGCTGCTGCGCGCCTTCCGCGACGCCGCCGCGCGACTGCTCGACGACGCCCGGACCGTGACGGTGCTCGCGGGCCACGAGGCGGACCGGTACGGGCTGCGCGCGCCGCTCGCCGGCCTGCTGGCGGCCGCACCGGTGCGCGCCGCCGTCTACTCCACCGGCAAGGGCCTGGTGGACGAGGGCGCGCCGGGCTTCGCGGGCGTCTACACCGGCGAGTTCAGCGCCAAGCCGGCGCGGGTGGCGGTGGAGGACGCCGACTGCCTGGTCCTGGCCGGCGCCCCGGTCACCGACACCGTGACCGGCGGTTTCAGCCACCACTTCCCCGCCGGCCGCACCATCGAACTGCGGCCCGGCCGGGCCACCGTGGGCGGCGCGGAGTTCGCCGGCGTGACGATGACCGATGCGCTCGCGGCCCTCACCGAACTGGTCCGCGGCCTGGACCTGCCCGAGCCCGCGGGCTACGGCGAGCCCCCCGTGCCCACCGCGGCGCGGCCGGACCGCGGCCCGGCGGACGGCCCGCTCACCCAGGACGCGCTCTGGGCCGCCGTGGGGGACTTCCTGCCGGCCGGCGGCGTGCTCGTGGCCGAGCAGGGCACCGCGTTCTTCGGCGCCCAGGAGCTCCCGCTGCCGCGCGACGCCCGGTTCGTCGGCCAGCCGATGTGGGGCTCGATCGGCTACACCCTCCCGGCCACCCTCGGCACCCAACTCGCCGCCCCCGACCGGCGGTCGGTCCTGGTCATCGGCGACGGATCGCTCCAACTGACCGCCCAGGAACTGGGGTCGATGGCCCGCTACGGCCTGGCACCGGTGGTGGTCGTCATCAACAACGACGGCTACACCGTCGAGCGCGCCATCCACGGCGCCACCGCTCCGTACAACGACATCGCCGCCTGGAACTACACCGCGCTGCCGGCCGCGTTCGGCGCCGGTGACCACTGCGTCACCCGACGGGTCACGACCCCAGCGGAGCTGCTCGACGCGTTCCGTCTGGCCGCCGCCGCCCCGGACCGGATGGTGCTGATCGAGGCCGTGCTGCCGCGCGACGACGCCCCCGAGCTGCTCACCGCCCTGGCCGGCCGGTTCGCGGCGCAGAACGACTACGGGGAGTGA
- a CDS encoding methyltransferase — protein MDTQNPIDHPDLSDAAAHAAAAHLIEQSLGHLYSAALRTAVLHHLADHVAGGPRTASELARRTGTDAGALRRTLRYLATRGIFREDDNGAFHLTPSGQFLRTGVPGSLRDAVLMLTDDIFVRSSGALDETVRTGAPAFPKVFGAPFFEYLRGDDTTRALFDTGMAAFSEPLDDLVAGAYPFPEHGIVVDVGGGRGGLLRRVLLRHPGLSGVLFDQAPALREHVLEGVELAGRWRAEPGDFFTAVPDGGDVYVLKHVLHDWDDGAAVRILSACRRGLAPEGRVLIVDSVPEPGNDPHPGKTLDVAMMTLVTGRARGPKDLDVLFARAGLRRSRILPTPTFASIVEAVAA, from the coding sequence GTGGACACCCAGAACCCGATCGACCACCCCGACCTGTCCGACGCCGCGGCCCACGCGGCGGCGGCCCACCTGATCGAACAGTCGCTGGGGCACTTGTACTCCGCGGCATTGCGGACGGCCGTCCTCCATCACCTGGCCGACCATGTGGCGGGCGGCCCCCGCACCGCCAGCGAACTCGCCCGCCGCACCGGCACCGACGCCGGCGCCCTCCGGCGCACGCTGCGTTACCTCGCCACCCGCGGGATCTTCCGCGAGGACGACAACGGGGCCTTCCACCTCACACCGTCCGGGCAGTTCCTGCGCACCGGGGTGCCCGGCTCGCTGCGCGACGCGGTGCTGATGCTCACCGACGACATCTTCGTGCGCTCGTCGGGGGCGCTCGACGAGACCGTGCGGACCGGCGCGCCCGCCTTCCCGAAGGTCTTCGGCGCCCCGTTCTTCGAGTACCTCCGGGGCGACGACACCACCCGGGCGCTCTTCGACACCGGCATGGCCGCCTTCTCCGAGCCGCTCGACGACCTGGTGGCGGGCGCCTACCCGTTCCCCGAGCACGGCATCGTGGTCGACGTCGGCGGCGGGCGGGGCGGTCTGCTGCGGCGCGTCCTGCTGCGGCACCCGGGCCTGTCAGGGGTGCTCTTCGACCAGGCCCCCGCGCTGCGCGAACACGTCCTGGAGGGCGTCGAGTTGGCCGGGCGGTGGCGCGCCGAGCCGGGGGACTTCTTCACGGCCGTGCCGGACGGCGGCGACGTCTACGTCCTCAAGCACGTGCTGCACGACTGGGACGACGGGGCGGCGGTGCGCATCCTGAGCGCCTGCCGGCGCGGCCTGGCCCCCGAGGGCAGGGTCCTGATCGTCGACTCGGTGCCGGAGCCGGGCAACGACCCGCACCCGGGCAAGACCCTGGACGTGGCGATGATGACGCTGGTGACCGGCAGGGCGCGCGGACCGAAGGACCTGGACGTCCTCTTCGCGCGGGCCGGTCTGCGCCGCTCCCGGATCCTGCCGACGCCCACCTTCGCCTCGATAGTGGAGGCGGTCGCGGCCTAG